From one Mytilus galloprovincialis chromosome 13, xbMytGall1.hap1.1, whole genome shotgun sequence genomic stretch:
- the LOC143057771 gene encoding DNA fragmentation factor subunit beta-like translates to MSILSRFLSLFNGGMRAYKIQDSQRLRRIGVTAKNLKELLAKGCEKLQINESEVTVVIEDDGTVVDDDKFFRKLPAQTVFVFLKKGENWRGAGALIHDALSKLYCASRKNEIANQIRDLLTDEDAPEKIHIISQYLEMLETNVDSEERAKHEDWFEGLNKKYKTKSEVMRHSAQTRVRSYFITAKEQIEKESDSDHKNSLISVMDDINNLLKKNDFNAFFFDRTSRGMMCDKKGWFTCEGPFDSKNCDKFHTINPYASRGYRQLFGLWNLDHIIEKSREVIPCLIEASKNLPKGKELNTDLLYKLLFTTDNLKLVQIGCHKKAARPSGNITWKDFCV, encoded by the exons atgtCCATACTTAGTCGATTTCTATCATTGTTTAATGGTGGAATGAGAGCATACAAAATTCAAGATTCGCAAAGATTACGTAGAATCGGTGTCACggctaaaaatttaaaagaacttcTAGCCAAAGGATGTGAAAAACTCCAG ATAAATGAGTCAGAAGTGACGGTGGTTATTGAGGATGATGGCACAGTTGTTGATGATGACAAGTTTTTCAGAAAACTTCCAGCTCAGactgtttttgtgtttttgaagaAAGGAGAGAACTGGCGTGgag CTGGTGCTCTTATCCATGATGCTCTAAGTAAGTTGTACTGTGCCAGTAGGAAGAACGAGATAGCCAATCAGATTAGAGACCTGTTAACTGATGAGGACGCACCAGAGAAGATACATATTATATCACAGTACCTGGAAATGTTGGAGACCAATGTTGATTCTGAAGAGAGGGCCAAGCATGAGGATTGGTTTGAAG gaTTGAATAAGAAATACAAGACCAAGAGTGAAGTAATGAGACACAGTGCCCAGACCAGAGTCAGGAGTTATTTCATAACG GCAAAAGAACAGATAGAAAAAGAATCCGATAGTGACCATAAGAATTCGCTGATTTCTGTAATGGATGACATTAATAACCTTCTAAAGAAGAATGACTTCAATGCGTTTTTCTTTGATCGTACCTCACGGGGCATGATGTGTGACAAGAAAGGCTGGTTTACATGTGAAGGACCATTCGACAGTAAAAACTGTGATAAATTCCACACGATTAATCCATACGCTTCCCGTGGATACAGGCAGCTGTTTGGACTGTGGAACTTAGATCATAT aatAGAAAAATCAAGGGAGGTTATTCCATGTCTGATAGAAGCTTCTAAGAATTTACCTAAAGGGAAAGAGCTCAATACTGACCTACTATATAAACTGTTGTTTACTACAGACAATCTTAAACTTGTACAGATTGGCTGTCACAAGAAAGCTGCAAGGCCGTCAGGAAATATCACATGGAAAGATTTCTGTGTCTGA